In Thermosphaera sp., a genomic segment contains:
- a CDS encoding SDR family NAD(P)-dependent oxidoreductase: protein MRVLITGGAGFIGHNVARYLAKRGYDVVVVDTMERSSAFALRRLEELGVPIVRADVREYGGYGGVDVVVHAAAYVSVEESVREPIKYFENNVLGTARVGYECGKRGIRLVYLSSAAVYGEPLKLPIGEDHPVRPLSPYGLSKLQGEEVLKVFASIYGLKYVTLRLFNVYGPGQSSSYAGVVTVFLEKASRGEPLVIYGEGTQTRDFVCVEDVAKVIEHIVREEVFDNEVYNIGSGKPTTIEELARTIMKLLGRELPIVRMPPRPGDITHSVADISKIVRLTQLKPTPLEEGLKKTISELKTYGTQNPSSR, encoded by the coding sequence GTGAGAGTCTTGATCACCGGGGGCGCAGGTTTTATCGGTCATAACGTAGCGCGCTACCTAGCTAAGAGGGGGTACGATGTTGTAGTTGTTGACACTATGGAGAGGTCGAGTGCTTTTGCTTTGAGGAGGCTTGAAGAGCTTGGGGTGCCTATCGTAAGAGCTGATGTTAGGGAGTACGGTGGTTACGGTGGTGTCGATGTAGTGGTGCACGCTGCGGCTTACGTAAGTGTAGAGGAATCAGTTAGAGAGCCCATCAAGTACTTCGAGAACAACGTCTTGGGTACCGCTAGGGTTGGCTACGAGTGCGGGAAGAGGGGTATAAGGCTAGTGTACCTAAGTTCAGCAGCAGTCTACGGAGAGCCGCTGAAGCTACCCATAGGTGAGGATCACCCAGTGAGACCTCTATCGCCCTACGGGTTGAGCAAGCTTCAGGGAGAGGAAGTGCTGAAGGTCTTCGCATCTATATATGGCTTAAAGTACGTAACTCTGAGGCTATTCAACGTGTATGGACCTGGTCAGAGCTCTTCGTACGCCGGTGTCGTAACGGTCTTCTTGGAGAAAGCCTCGAGGGGTGAACCACTAGTAATCTACGGCGAAGGAACTCAGACTAGAGACTTCGTGTGCGTTGAAGACGTAGCTAAAGTGATCGAACACATAGTTAGGGAGGAGGTCTTCGACAACGAAGTCTACAACATCGGCTCTGGAAAGCCTACCACGATCGAGGAGCTCGCTAGAACCATCATGAAGCTATTGGGTAGGGAGCTACCGATAGTGCGTATGCCACCGAGACCTGGAGACATAACGCATAGTGTAGCCGACATCAGCAAGATAGTGAGGCTTACCCAACTTAAGCCAACACCACTCGAAGAAGGGCTTAAGAAGACCATAAGCGAGCTAAAAACATACGGTACCCAGAATCCCAGCTCTAGGTAG